One genomic segment of Scomber japonicus isolate fScoJap1 chromosome 23, fScoJap1.pri, whole genome shotgun sequence includes these proteins:
- the arfgap3 gene encoding ADP-ribosylation factor GTPase-activating protein 3 isoform X1, with product MSEPNKQDISAIFKRLRSVPTNKVCFDCSAKNPSWASITYGVFLCIDCSGTHRSLGVHLSFIRSTELDFNWSWFQLRCMQVGGNASAISFFNQHGSTSSAANTKYNSRAAQLYREKIKTLATQATRRHGTELWLDSQAPLSPTSPQDKQLDFFSLHTETLPENMANMTFSSTTSEKSSTLEKEEDKNGNLEEGPSVEMLSVSPKANPEMSSFLKKKPAGTKKTLGTKKGGLGAQKVSNQSFSDLEKKAQAADKLKEKEDSTTGAIKKTTQPEESISPSMRLAYKDLEQDRKREEQKFKGLEGNKREQANRLGMGMGMRSGVSHSVTSDMHIIQQENPMVSKTKGRRFIEDEEDKGSFSSRHRMDDQAETSDNFSSGWGDRSDGGGWMKESKKPEPDFFLSSTITSLDDRPTSRRKPEPVPVSNTGEARKKFGNDVKAISSDMYFGKRDNSEYEAKTRLERFSASSSISSADLFDDPKKQAAGSSYSLTNVLPNAPDMSQLKLGVRSVAGKLSVMASGVVSTIQDHYGS from the exons ATGTCAGAGCCCAATAAGCAAGATATTTCTGCCATTTTTAAGCGACTACGCTCCGTTCCTACTAACAAG gTTTGCTTTGACTGCTCAGCTAAGAACCCCAGCTGGGCCAGCATCACCTATGGTGTGTTCCTATGTATAGATTGCTCTGGGACACACAGGTCTCTGGGGGTGCACCTGTCCTTTATCAG ATCCACTGAGCTGGATTTCAATTGGTCATGGTTCCAGTTGAGATGTATGCAAGTGGGAGGCAATGCCAGTGCG atttcatttttcaatcagcATGGCAGCACAAGCAGTGCTGCGAATACCAAGTACAACAGCCGAGCCGCACAGCTGTACAGAGAGAAAATTAAGACTTTAGCCACTCAAGCTACAAGACGTCACGGCACTGAG TTATGGCTTGACAGTCAGGCTCCTCTCTCACCAACATCACCACAGGACAAGCAGTTGGATTTCTTTAGTCTGCATACAGAG ACTCTTCCTGAAAACATGGCCAACATGACTTTCAGCTCCACCACATCAGAGAAGTCTTCAACCctagaaaaagaggaagacaaaaacG GTAATCTGGAGGAGGGTCCCAGTGTGGAAATGCTGAGTGTTTCTCCAAAAGCAAATCCAG AAATGTCCTCTTTTCTCAAGAAGAAGCCAGCTGGCACCAAGAAAACT ctgGGGACTAAGAAAGGTGGTCTGGGTGCTCAGAAGGTTAGCAATCAGAGTTTCTCAGACCTGGAGAAGAAGGCTCAAGCTGCAGACAAGCtcaaagagaaagaagacagcACTACTGGTGCCATCAAGAAAACTACTCAACCTGAGGAGTCCAT ctctcCATCAATGCGACTGGCCTATAAAGACCTGGAGCAGgacaggaaaagagaggagcagaagtTTAAGGGATTAGAGGGGAACAAGAGGGAGCAAGCCAACAGACTGGGCATGGGTATGGGCATGAGGAG TGGAGTGTCACACTCAGTGACATCGGACATGCACATCATCCAGCAGGAGAATCCCATGGTGTCCAAGACTAAAGGACGTCGGTTCattgaggatgaggaggataaGGGGTCCTTTAGCTCCAG gcACCGGATGGACGATCAAGCTGAAACCTCAGATAATTTTTCCTCCGGGTGGGGTGATAGAAGCGATGGAGGAGGCTGGATGAAGGAGAGCAAGAAACCAGAGCCAGATTTCTTCTTGAGCTCCACTATAACATCACTGGATGACAG GCCCACATCCAGGAGGAAACCAGAACCAGTACCAGTGTCAAACACAGGAGAGGCTCGCAAAAAGTTTGGGAACGACGTCAAAGCCATCTCCTCTGACATGTACTTTGGGAAACGAGACAACTCTGAG tatgaGGCCAAAACAAGACTGGAGAGATTTTCTGCGAGCTCCTCTATAAGTTCAGCAGACCTGTTTGATGATCCAAAGAAACAGGCTG CAGGGAGTTCGTACAGTTTGACCAACGTGCTGCCCAATGCTCCTGACATGTCGCAGCTCAAACTTGGGGTGCGCTCAGTTGCAGGAAAGCTCTCCGTCATGGCCAGCGGCGTCGTTAGCACAATTCAG gatCACTACGGTTCCTGA
- the ikbip gene encoding inhibitor of nuclear factor kappa-B kinase-interacting protein isoform X1: protein MPSEVKQRKKTKQSDEVSETSSTNKDEKKTEAGSNAAANAKSYSLDLKSIMCLLSLAACGALSWVVLQQNERFSEIEEKYSFLQGKTSSLFNMEEEVLKVSKKLAASQDDLQEALSTVTLATRLQQDISTLHAVVMAMQADENSASRNLQAVNAHFLNVTETWQVHLAAVTSDLAALKAESREAHTGATEHVNEAEKKVRLLAEKLEELEDSTKRNARAMERTEEDDTKRSQEHLDWNTKQIHKLEEQISSLTRREAELSSQLQEHIPRAQECEEHLPQVEEAVRSILRLGGDLSGAEKRLEEVTLQVFGTEDSMLKALNEILAIRQELDTLQAQNSILKMKNELSVVKEAVRELTMVLKENRVEREADDVEDEEWKEDEEWETDDQNDLAQPHPDDVTE, encoded by the exons ATGCCGAGTGAAgtgaaacagaggaagaagacgaAGCAAAGTGATGAAGTGTCCGAAACGTCGTCTACgaataaagatgaaaagaagacgGAAGCTGGAAGCAACGCAGCAGCAAATGCAAAATCTTACAGTTTGGACCTTAAAAGCATAATGTGCTTATTGTCGCTGGCAGCATGCGGAGCACTGAGTTG GGTGGTGCTGCAACAGAATGAGAGGTTTTCCGAAATTGAGGAAAAGTACAGTTTTTTGCAGGGAAAGACTTCGAGTCTGTTCAACATGGAGGAAGAGGTGCTTAAAGTTTCTAAAAAG CTTGCCGCCTCTCAGGATGATCTCCAGGAGGCGCTCTCCACCGTCACCTTGGCAACAAGACTCCAACAGGACATCTCCACCCTCCACGCTGTTGTGATGGCGATGCAGGCTGATGAGAACTCCGCCTCCCGGAACCTGCAGGCGGTCAATGCTCACTTCCTCAACGTGACTGAGACGTGGCAGGTGCACCTCGCCGCCGTCACCTCCGACCTGGCGGCCCTCAAAGCCGAGTCACGGGAGGCTCACACCGGAGCCACGGAGCATGTGAACGAGGCAGAGAAGAAGGTCCGTCTGCTGGCAGAGAAGTTGGAGGAGCTTGAGGACAGCACGAAGAGGAACGCCCGCGCTATGGAGCGGACGGAGGAAGACGACACCAAGCGATCCCAGGAACATCTGGACTGGAACACCAAGCAGATCCACAAGCTGGAGGAGCAGATCAGCAGCCTGACCCGCAGGGAGGCCGAACTCAGCTCTCAGCTCCAGGAGCACATTCCCCGGGCGCAGGAGTGTGAGGAGCACCTGCCGCAGGTAGAGGAGGCGGTGCGCTCCATCTTGAGGCTGGGCGGTGACCTGAGCGGGGCGGAGAAACGGCTGGAGGAGGTGACGTTACAGGTGTTTGGGACTGAGGATAGCATGCTGAAAGCCCTCAATGAAATCCTGGCGATCAGACAGGAGCTGGACACCCTGCAGGCTCAAAACAGCATCCTCAAGATGAAGAATGAATTGTCTGTGGTTAAAGAGGCGGTCCGTGAACTCACCATGGTGTTGAAGGAAAATAGGGTTGAAAGGGAAGCTGATGATGTGGAGGATGAAGAATGGAAAGAGGACGAGGAGTGGGAAACTGATGATCAGAATGACCTAGCTCAACCtcatcctgatgatgtcactgaatga
- the pacsin2 gene encoding protein kinase C and casein kinase substrate in neurons protein 2 isoform X2 has product MSGSYDDSMIDVSSDSFWEVGNYKRTVKRVDDGNRLCNDLMSCLHERARIEKAYAQQLTEWSKRWRQLIEKGPQYGTLERAWSALCTEAEKVSELHMEVKSALMGEDYEKLKNWQRDAYHKQMIGGFKETKEADDGFRKAQKPWAKKLKEMEIMKKSYHSACKEEKLAASRETNSKLESNNNPDTQKKLQEKVEKCQQEVQKTKEKYEKSLEELDKLTPQYMENMEQVFEQWQQFEDKRIRFFRELLLEVKQHLDLSTNHRFQTVYHTLEDTVTATDAEEDLKWFRSNHGPGMPMNWPQFEDWSVDLNRTLSRREKKKPSEGVTLTGISQTVSDQPVQPAKTSSSASSMEKTADWSDEDTGANPFSANGDGNPFEDEPTSPVVSVAVKALYDYEGQEQDELSFKAGDEFTKIGEEDDQGWCKGRLKDGKTGLYPANYVEDMQ; this is encoded by the exons ATGTCGGGCTCCTACGATGACTCCATGATCGATGTCTCCAGTGATAGCTTCTGGGAG GTCGGTAACTACAAGCGTACGGTGAAACGGGTAGACGATGGCAACCGACTCTGCAACGATCTCATGAGCTGTCTTCATGAGCGGGCACGCATCGAAAAGGCCTACGCTCAACAGCTGACAGAGTGGAGCAAGCGCTGGCGGCAGCTCATAGAGAAAG GACCTCAGTACGGGACCTTGGAGCGAGCGTGGTCAGCTCTGTGCACGGAGGCGGAGAAGGTGAGCGAGCTACATATGGAGGTGAAATCAGCTCTGATGGGGGAAGACTACGAGAAGCTGAAGAACTGGCAGAGGGACGCCTACCACAAACAGATGATCGGCGGCTTCAAAGAGACTAAAGAGGCTGACGATGGATTCCGCAAAGCTCAGAAACCCTGGGCCAAGAAACTCAAAGAG ATGGAGATAATGAAGAAGTCGTACCACTCTGCTTGCAAAGAGGAGAAGCTGGCAGCCAGCAGGGAGACCAACAGCAAGCTGGAGAGCAACAACAACCCTGACACCCAAAAGAAGCTCCAAGAAAAGGTGGAGAAGTGTCAGCAGGAGGTGCAGAAG ACTaaggaaaaatatgaaaaatccCTTGAAGAGCTCGACAAGTTGACCCCTCAGTACATGGAGAACATGGAGCAGGTGTTTGAGCAGTGGCAGCAATTTGAAGACAAACGCATTCGCTTTTTCAGAGAGCTGTTGCTAGAGGTTAAACAGCACCTGGACCTCTCAACCAATCACAG ATTCCAGACAGTTTACCACACGCTGGAAGACACAGTCACTGCTACTGATGCTGAGGAGGACCTAAAGTGGTTCCGTTCCAATCACGGCCCTGGCATGCCAATGAACTGGCCCCAATTTGAG GACTGGTCCGTAGACCTGAACCGGACCCTGAGCAGACGAGAAAAGAAGAAGCCATCAGAGGGTGTCACACTGACAGGCATCAGTCAAACTGTGTCAGACCAGCCTGTTCAGCCTGCCAAGACCAGCAGCAG TGCTAGCAGTATGGAGAAGACTGCCGACTGGTCAGACGAAGACACGGGCGCTAACCCTTTCTCAGCCAACGGTGACGGGAATCCATTCGAGGACGAGCCAACTTCTCCGGTAGTATCGGTCGCTGTCAAAGCCCTCTATGATTACGAAGGACAGGAGCAGGATGAGCTGAGCTTCAAAGCag GGGATGAGTTCACCAAAATTGGCGAAGAAGATGATCAGGGCTGGTGCAAAGGCCGGCTCAAGGATGGAAAAACAGGCCTCTATCCTGCTAACTATGTGGAAGATATGCAGTAA
- the ikbip gene encoding inhibitor of nuclear factor kappa-B kinase-interacting protein isoform X2, protein MCLLSLAACGALSWVVLQQNERFSEIEEKYSFLQGKTSSLFNMEEEVLKVSKKCESVQQMLEDLGAQRGALQPQLKGLEQDVGQLKEWASGIAEKRAQLQTSLTALSEAVAQIEDRTSAITKDFANKVTSVRTDVRRMDGLRSELESLLTQLGELEDKTNQVEHSMVKRIGDVLANSIDRVSNLRTSSERNSKDIEQLRQRVPELIAADHQISERLRELESGRARMIRTLTFAGDLKPKVAAIKRDFGAFEPQLSDLIFRIGRLAEDITKREQDIAELRQTLNNLTAVEGELSVTTKQVSEIADLSDIGEMHIPA, encoded by the exons ATGTGCTTATTGTCGCTGGCAGCATGCGGAGCACTGAGTTG GGTGGTGCTGCAACAGAATGAGAGGTTTTCCGAAATTGAGGAAAAGTACAGTTTTTTGCAGGGAAAGACTTCGAGTCTGTTCAACATGGAGGAAGAGGTGCTTAAAGTTTCTAAAAAG TGTGAGAGCGTGCAGCAGATGCTGGAGGACCTGGGGGCTCAGCGAGGCGCTCTGCAGCCTCAGCTGAAGGGTCTGGAGCAGGACGTCGGCCAGCTGAAGGAGTGGGCCTCTGGTATAGCTGAGAAAAGAGCTCAGCTCCAGACCAGCCTGACCGCACTGTCAGAAGCAGTGGCACAGATTGAAGATCGCACCTCCGCCATCACAAAGGACTTCGCCAATAAG GTGACGTCGGTGAGGACAGACGTGCGCAGGATGGACGGCCTGCGGTCTGAGCTGGAGTCTCTGCTGACTCAGCTGGGCGAGCTCGAAGACAAGACGAATCAGGTCGAGCACAGCATGGTCAAACGCATCGGCGATGTGCTGGCCAACAGCATCGACCGGGTCTCTAATCTCCGCACTTCATCTGAACGCAACTCTAAGGACATAGAGCAGCTCCGCCAACGCGTCCCTGAACTCATCGCCGCTGACCATCAGATCTCTGAACGACTGAGAGAGCTAGAGAGCGGCAGAGCTCGCATGATTAGAACATTGACCTTCGCCGGTGACCTGAAACCAAAGGTGGCTGCTATTAAGCGAGACTTTGGGGCGTTTGAACCTCAGTTATCAGACCTGATCTTTCGGATAGGAAGACTAGCAGAGGATATTACCAAAAGAGAGCAAGACATTGCTGAGCTTAGACAGACACTGAATAATCTCACAGCAGTAGAGGGAGAGTTAAGTGTTACAACTAAACAGGTTAGTGAAATAGCTGATTTATCTGATATCGGAGAGATGCACATACCAGCATGA
- the arfgap3 gene encoding ADP-ribosylation factor GTPase-activating protein 3 isoform X2 produces MSEPNKQDISAIFKRLRSVPTNKVCFDCSAKNPSWASITYGVFLCIDCSGTHRSLGVHLSFIRSTELDFNWSWFQLRCMQVGGNASAISFFNQHGSTSSAANTKYNSRAAQLYREKIKTLATQATRRHGTELWLDSQAPLSPTSPQDKQLDFFSLHTETLPENMANMTFSSTTSEKSSTLEKEEDKNGNLEEGPSVEMLSVSPKANPEMSSFLKKKPAGTKKTLGTKKGGLGAQKVSNQSFSDLEKKAQAADKLKEKEDSTTGAIKKTTQPEESISPSMRLAYKDLEQDRKREEQKFKGLEGNKREQANRLGMGMGMRSGVSHSVTSDMHIIQQENPMVSKTKGRRFIEDEEDKGSFSSRHRMDDQAETSDNFSSGWGDRSDGGGWMKESKKPEPDFFLSSTITSLDDRPTSRRKPEPVPVSNTGEARKKFGNDVKAISSDMYFGKRDNSEYEAKTRLERFSASSSISSADLFDDPKKQAGSSYSLTNVLPNAPDMSQLKLGVRSVAGKLSVMASGVVSTIQDHYGS; encoded by the exons ATGTCAGAGCCCAATAAGCAAGATATTTCTGCCATTTTTAAGCGACTACGCTCCGTTCCTACTAACAAG gTTTGCTTTGACTGCTCAGCTAAGAACCCCAGCTGGGCCAGCATCACCTATGGTGTGTTCCTATGTATAGATTGCTCTGGGACACACAGGTCTCTGGGGGTGCACCTGTCCTTTATCAG ATCCACTGAGCTGGATTTCAATTGGTCATGGTTCCAGTTGAGATGTATGCAAGTGGGAGGCAATGCCAGTGCG atttcatttttcaatcagcATGGCAGCACAAGCAGTGCTGCGAATACCAAGTACAACAGCCGAGCCGCACAGCTGTACAGAGAGAAAATTAAGACTTTAGCCACTCAAGCTACAAGACGTCACGGCACTGAG TTATGGCTTGACAGTCAGGCTCCTCTCTCACCAACATCACCACAGGACAAGCAGTTGGATTTCTTTAGTCTGCATACAGAG ACTCTTCCTGAAAACATGGCCAACATGACTTTCAGCTCCACCACATCAGAGAAGTCTTCAACCctagaaaaagaggaagacaaaaacG GTAATCTGGAGGAGGGTCCCAGTGTGGAAATGCTGAGTGTTTCTCCAAAAGCAAATCCAG AAATGTCCTCTTTTCTCAAGAAGAAGCCAGCTGGCACCAAGAAAACT ctgGGGACTAAGAAAGGTGGTCTGGGTGCTCAGAAGGTTAGCAATCAGAGTTTCTCAGACCTGGAGAAGAAGGCTCAAGCTGCAGACAAGCtcaaagagaaagaagacagcACTACTGGTGCCATCAAGAAAACTACTCAACCTGAGGAGTCCAT ctctcCATCAATGCGACTGGCCTATAAAGACCTGGAGCAGgacaggaaaagagaggagcagaagtTTAAGGGATTAGAGGGGAACAAGAGGGAGCAAGCCAACAGACTGGGCATGGGTATGGGCATGAGGAG TGGAGTGTCACACTCAGTGACATCGGACATGCACATCATCCAGCAGGAGAATCCCATGGTGTCCAAGACTAAAGGACGTCGGTTCattgaggatgaggaggataaGGGGTCCTTTAGCTCCAG gcACCGGATGGACGATCAAGCTGAAACCTCAGATAATTTTTCCTCCGGGTGGGGTGATAGAAGCGATGGAGGAGGCTGGATGAAGGAGAGCAAGAAACCAGAGCCAGATTTCTTCTTGAGCTCCACTATAACATCACTGGATGACAG GCCCACATCCAGGAGGAAACCAGAACCAGTACCAGTGTCAAACACAGGAGAGGCTCGCAAAAAGTTTGGGAACGACGTCAAAGCCATCTCCTCTGACATGTACTTTGGGAAACGAGACAACTCTGAG tatgaGGCCAAAACAAGACTGGAGAGATTTTCTGCGAGCTCCTCTATAAGTTCAGCAGACCTGTTTGATGATCCAAAGAAACAGGCTG GGAGTTCGTACAGTTTGACCAACGTGCTGCCCAATGCTCCTGACATGTCGCAGCTCAAACTTGGGGTGCGCTCAGTTGCAGGAAAGCTCTCCGTCATGGCCAGCGGCGTCGTTAGCACAATTCAG gatCACTACGGTTCCTGA
- the pacsin2 gene encoding protein kinase C and casein kinase substrate in neurons protein 2 isoform X1 encodes MSGSYDDSMIDVSSDSFWEVGNYKRTVKRVDDGNRLCNDLMSCLHERARIEKAYAQQLTEWSKRWRQLIEKGPQYGTLERAWSALCTEAEKVSELHMEVKSALMGEDYEKLKNWQRDAYHKQMIGGFKETKEADDGFRKAQKPWAKKLKEMEIMKKSYHSACKEEKLAASRETNSKLESNNNPDTQKKLQEKVEKCQQEVQKTKEKYEKSLEELDKLTPQYMENMEQVFEQWQQFEDKRIRFFRELLLEVKQHLDLSTNHRFQTVYHTLEDTVTATDAEEDLKWFRSNHGPGMPMNWPQFEDWSVDLNRTLSRREKKKPSEGVTLTGISQTVSDQPVQPAKTSSSLTVPTNTAPVGSNPFEDDEDEEEHEEETAVEQQTTVNHISVKKEEVKTASSMEKTADWSDEDTGANPFSANGDGNPFEDEPTSPVVSVAVKALYDYEGQEQDELSFKAGDEFTKIGEEDDQGWCKGRLKDGKTGLYPANYVEDMQ; translated from the exons ATGTCGGGCTCCTACGATGACTCCATGATCGATGTCTCCAGTGATAGCTTCTGGGAG GTCGGTAACTACAAGCGTACGGTGAAACGGGTAGACGATGGCAACCGACTCTGCAACGATCTCATGAGCTGTCTTCATGAGCGGGCACGCATCGAAAAGGCCTACGCTCAACAGCTGACAGAGTGGAGCAAGCGCTGGCGGCAGCTCATAGAGAAAG GACCTCAGTACGGGACCTTGGAGCGAGCGTGGTCAGCTCTGTGCACGGAGGCGGAGAAGGTGAGCGAGCTACATATGGAGGTGAAATCAGCTCTGATGGGGGAAGACTACGAGAAGCTGAAGAACTGGCAGAGGGACGCCTACCACAAACAGATGATCGGCGGCTTCAAAGAGACTAAAGAGGCTGACGATGGATTCCGCAAAGCTCAGAAACCCTGGGCCAAGAAACTCAAAGAG ATGGAGATAATGAAGAAGTCGTACCACTCTGCTTGCAAAGAGGAGAAGCTGGCAGCCAGCAGGGAGACCAACAGCAAGCTGGAGAGCAACAACAACCCTGACACCCAAAAGAAGCTCCAAGAAAAGGTGGAGAAGTGTCAGCAGGAGGTGCAGAAG ACTaaggaaaaatatgaaaaatccCTTGAAGAGCTCGACAAGTTGACCCCTCAGTACATGGAGAACATGGAGCAGGTGTTTGAGCAGTGGCAGCAATTTGAAGACAAACGCATTCGCTTTTTCAGAGAGCTGTTGCTAGAGGTTAAACAGCACCTGGACCTCTCAACCAATCACAG ATTCCAGACAGTTTACCACACGCTGGAAGACACAGTCACTGCTACTGATGCTGAGGAGGACCTAAAGTGGTTCCGTTCCAATCACGGCCCTGGCATGCCAATGAACTGGCCCCAATTTGAG GACTGGTCCGTAGACCTGAACCGGACCCTGAGCAGACGAGAAAAGAAGAAGCCATCAGAGGGTGTCACACTGACAGGCATCAGTCAAACTGTGTCAGACCAGCCTGTTCAGCCTGCCAAGACCAGCAGCAG CCTGACTGTGCCTACTAATACGGCGCCGGTGGGCTCGAACCCTTTCGAAGACGACGAAGACGAGGAAGAGCACGAGGAAGAGACGGCAGTGGAGCAGCAGACCACAGTCAACCACATCAGtgtgaaaaaagaggaagttaaAAC TGCTAGCAGTATGGAGAAGACTGCCGACTGGTCAGACGAAGACACGGGCGCTAACCCTTTCTCAGCCAACGGTGACGGGAATCCATTCGAGGACGAGCCAACTTCTCCGGTAGTATCGGTCGCTGTCAAAGCCCTCTATGATTACGAAGGACAGGAGCAGGATGAGCTGAGCTTCAAAGCag GGGATGAGTTCACCAAAATTGGCGAAGAAGATGATCAGGGCTGGTGCAAAGGCCGGCTCAAGGATGGAAAAACAGGCCTCTATCCTGCTAACTATGTGGAAGATATGCAGTAA